Proteins encoded within one genomic window of Rossellomorea vietnamensis:
- the ribE gene encoding riboflavin synthase → MFTGIIEEIGAIEQMTKSSSSMELTIASSRILEDIHIGDSISVNGVCLTVTSFSSNKFQVDVMPETFEGTTLRTLTRGSKVNLERAMRADGRFGGHFVNGHVDGVGTIMRVEKVENAWYMDITIPEHHGHLFIIKGSVAIDGTSLTVFGVKNNTITISLIPQTRGDTVLGGKKVGDLVNIECDVMAKYFHRFYEAKEQSERTSSSISYDFLSQNGFAD, encoded by the coding sequence ATGTTTACTGGAATTATTGAAGAAATTGGAGCGATCGAACAGATGACAAAGTCTTCCTCTTCCATGGAACTGACGATTGCATCGAGCCGCATTCTCGAAGATATCCATATAGGGGACAGCATCAGTGTGAACGGGGTTTGTTTAACCGTCACCTCATTCAGCTCCAACAAGTTTCAGGTTGATGTCATGCCGGAGACGTTTGAAGGGACCACCTTAAGGACCCTTACCCGTGGTTCGAAAGTGAACCTGGAAAGGGCCATGAGGGCAGATGGACGTTTCGGCGGTCATTTTGTCAACGGCCATGTAGACGGGGTGGGTACCATCATGAGAGTAGAGAAAGTGGAAAATGCATGGTATATGGACATTACCATCCCGGAACATCACGGCCATTTGTTCATCATAAAGGGGTCGGTCGCAATTGACGGCACCTCCCTTACTGTGTTTGGTGTAAAAAATAATACCATTACGATTTCCCTCATCCCTCAGACGAGAGGGGATACGGTCCTTGGTGGAAAAAAAGTAGGGGACCTTGTCAATATTGAATGTGATGTAATGGCGAAATATTTTCATCGTTTCTATGAAGCAAAGGAACAGTCTGAGAGGACTTCAAGCAGCATCAGCTATGATTTTTTATCTCAAAACGGGTTCGCTGACTAA
- a CDS encoding amidohydrolase, which produces MNSILLRNVTIYPITSKPIHNGALLIKDGKIKQIFPHDVEGFHHASVYDCQGKFLFPGFIDCHTHLGLYDEGTGWAGNDANETIEPMTPHIRAFDGVYPLDPGFKDALTYGVTTVNVMPGSANVIGGTTAVIKTHGSNIRSMLIKETSGLKIALGENPKRIHSNGNNDSITRMGIMGMLREAFFSAKYCDQPEELRVAPLVSALKREIPVRIHAHRADDILSAVRFAEEFNLDLRIEHCTEGHLIADELKGKNLKVSVGPTFTRRSKVELKNKSWITYQKLTEAGVEVSVTTDHPYTPIQYLNMCAAIAVREGLEEQKALEGITIAPARNLGVSDRVGSIEVNKDADLVLWSHHPFHFMAKPMLTFVNGEIAYQNV; this is translated from the coding sequence ATGAACTCCATACTTTTAAGAAATGTAACCATTTATCCCATTACATCCAAGCCTATTCATAATGGAGCTTTACTCATAAAAGACGGAAAAATCAAACAAATATTCCCCCATGACGTGGAGGGATTCCACCACGCTTCCGTGTACGATTGTCAGGGGAAATTCCTTTTTCCCGGATTCATTGATTGCCACACTCATCTGGGACTCTATGATGAAGGTACAGGCTGGGCGGGTAACGACGCCAATGAAACGATCGAACCGATGACCCCTCATATCAGGGCCTTCGACGGGGTATACCCATTGGACCCCGGCTTTAAAGACGCCCTTACATACGGCGTCACCACCGTGAATGTCATGCCCGGAAGCGCGAATGTGATCGGGGGTACCACAGCGGTGATCAAAACACATGGCTCTAACATCAGATCCATGCTAATCAAAGAAACCTCCGGATTGAAGATCGCTTTAGGGGAAAATCCGAAACGAATCCATAGCAATGGAAACAATGATTCCATTACAAGGATGGGGATCATGGGGATGCTCAGGGAAGCCTTTTTCTCTGCTAAATATTGTGATCAGCCAGAGGAACTGAGAGTCGCTCCTCTCGTTTCCGCTTTAAAGCGGGAAATCCCTGTTCGGATCCACGCTCACAGGGCGGATGATATTTTATCCGCAGTGCGTTTCGCTGAAGAATTCAACCTTGACCTCCGGATAGAACATTGCACGGAGGGCCACCTCATAGCGGATGAGCTGAAAGGAAAAAACTTAAAGGTTTCTGTCGGTCCGACGTTCACAAGACGCTCAAAGGTAGAGCTTAAAAACAAGAGCTGGATCACCTATCAGAAATTGACGGAAGCCGGTGTCGAAGTGTCGGTTACGACCGATCACCCTTACACACCCATCCAGTATCTGAACATGTGTGCGGCGATTGCCGTGCGTGAAGGATTGGAGGAACAGAAGGCATTGGAAGGAATCACCATCGCCCCTGCCAGAAACCTTGGTGTATCTGACCGGGTCGGCAGTATTGAAGTAAATAAAGATGCCGATCTGGTCCTTTGGAGCCACCACCCATTTCACTTTATGGCAAAGCCTATGTTGACTTTCGTCAACGGGGAAATCGCTTATCAAAACGTGTAG
- a CDS encoding helix-turn-helix transcriptional regulator has protein sequence MTRIDNKVRLLKLMSILKDETDEDHELNLDDIILRFKQAYGQELKLNKNSLKDDLDHLILHGFDVTINQEKDGLPKYYSHQYRLFELYELRMLIDAVVSAKFISKKETRQLTGKIKQLTSHQQGKKLHNEIQIDSSIKSETPFIRRTIHDIHEAIAERRVITFQYGRYDVNKQFNLSHEGRLYKVRPYALAWANDFYYLIAYYFEADEIRHYRVDRLRNVEVLSETYPYEGFDVSKYVQSTFQMFAGDEEWIKIKFHNNLINVMMDKFGKDVHIQRHGEDHFILSTKARVSTGLVNWILTFGSQAEVLSPPSLVKTVKAEVDKLYTLYQDN, from the coding sequence ATGACGAGGATTGATAATAAAGTAAGACTGCTGAAGCTAATGAGTATTTTAAAAGACGAAACGGACGAGGATCATGAGCTGAACCTGGATGACATCATTCTTCGCTTTAAACAGGCATATGGACAGGAATTGAAACTTAACAAGAATTCCTTAAAGGATGATCTGGATCATCTCATCCTGCATGGGTTCGATGTGACCATCAATCAGGAAAAGGATGGTCTTCCTAAATATTACAGCCACCAATATCGTTTGTTTGAGTTATACGAACTCCGGATGCTCATCGATGCAGTGGTATCTGCCAAATTCATTTCGAAGAAGGAAACGAGGCAGCTGACAGGGAAGATAAAGCAGTTGACAAGCCATCAACAAGGGAAGAAGTTACATAATGAAATCCAAATCGATTCCTCCATCAAAAGTGAAACCCCTTTTATTCGCCGCACCATCCATGATATCCATGAGGCGATTGCCGAACGGAGGGTAATCACCTTTCAATATGGGCGGTATGATGTCAATAAACAATTTAACCTCAGTCATGAGGGCCGGCTGTATAAGGTTAGACCGTATGCTCTTGCCTGGGCGAATGATTTTTATTATCTTATTGCGTACTATTTTGAAGCGGACGAAATACGTCACTATCGGGTCGATCGATTGCGTAATGTTGAAGTCCTTTCGGAAACCTATCCATATGAAGGCTTCGATGTATCCAAATACGTTCAGTCAACATTTCAAATGTTTGCCGGAGACGAAGAGTGGATCAAGATTAAGTTTCATAACAACCTCATCAATGTGATGATGGATAAGTTCGGGAAAGATGTCCATATCCAAAGGCACGGAGAGGACCATTTTATTCTGTCGACCAAAGCACGGGTAAGCACCGGTCTCGTAAACTGGATCCTCACATTTGGAAGTCAGGCTGAAGTGCTCTCTCCCCCTTCCCTCGTCAAAACCGTCAAAGCAGAAGTGGATAAACTGTATACTTTATATCAAGATAACTAA
- a CDS encoding ABC transporter permease — protein sequence MKIGWVLFRKEMLELIRNYKMIWMPIVFILFGLTEPLTAYYMPEILQSVGDLPDGTVISIPTPSSGEVLLSIMNQFSTVGVLVIVLGFMGTVAGERKSGNAILVLVKPVPYSSYIYSKWSAAFVLVWVSYSLGMLSGLYYIHLLFDGIDLHTFLEGFLVYGLWLTFIMTLVIFFSSLVQTPGLAAFYTIASTMLITFFSGYMTKTLKWSPGQLTSYVNELILQDRWTENLSGTIYLTLAICLTILILTPTLSRKKELS from the coding sequence ATGAAAATCGGTTGGGTATTATTCAGAAAAGAAATGCTCGAGCTCATCCGTAATTATAAAATGATCTGGATGCCAATCGTTTTCATTCTTTTTGGTTTGACGGAACCCTTGACGGCCTATTATATGCCCGAAATATTACAATCAGTCGGGGACTTGCCGGACGGGACGGTCATATCCATACCGACCCCTTCATCGGGTGAAGTACTGCTGTCCATCATGAATCAATTCAGCACCGTGGGTGTCCTGGTCATCGTATTGGGGTTCATGGGGACGGTGGCAGGGGAAAGGAAAAGCGGTAACGCAATATTGGTACTTGTGAAACCTGTTCCATACAGTTCGTATATTTACTCCAAATGGTCGGCTGCATTCGTTTTGGTTTGGGTGTCATACAGCCTTGGGATGCTATCGGGATTGTATTATATCCACCTGTTATTCGATGGAATCGACTTACACACATTCTTAGAGGGTTTCCTGGTTTACGGCCTGTGGCTGACCTTTATCATGACATTGGTGATTTTCTTCAGCAGCCTTGTACAAACGCCGGGTCTTGCTGCTTTTTATACAATCGCATCGACCATGCTGATCACCTTCTTCTCAGGATATATGACAAAAACATTAAAATGGTCGCCGGGGCAGTTGACCAGCTATGTAAACGAATTGATCCTACAGGACCGATGGACAGAAAATCTATCAGGAACAATCTACCTGACCCTGGCCATTTGCCTGACGATTCTCATCCTCACTCCCACCCTCTCCAGGAAAAAAGAACTGAGCTGA
- a CDS encoding DUF4870 domain-containing protein gives MPTKDERMMAALIYISSFFTVFIGPLIIWLIKKDESEFVDFHGKEYLNFLISYAVYGFVSSILMVVLIGFVLAPIVGLMALIFTILGAVKAYEGDYYKIPTVFRLLK, from the coding sequence ATGCCGACAAAAGATGAAAGAATGATGGCAGCTCTTATCTATATATCAAGCTTTTTTACCGTATTCATCGGGCCATTAATCATTTGGCTCATTAAAAAGGACGAATCGGAGTTCGTGGACTTCCATGGGAAAGAATACTTGAACTTTCTCATTTCGTATGCCGTTTACGGATTTGTAAGCAGCATTCTCATGGTGGTATTGATCGGATTTGTGTTAGCTCCCATCGTAGGGCTGATGGCGCTGATTTTCACCATCCTGGGTGCGGTAAAGGCATATGAAGGTGACTATTACAAAATCCCGACAGTCTTTCGATTATTGAAATAA
- a CDS encoding ABC transporter ATP-binding protein → MNVLEVSSLEKRYKEKLAVKDISFQLKGGACTALLGPNGAGKTTTLNMLAGLIKPTAGKIMAPDSPDDIREMIGYLPQYPAFFEWMTGKEFLIFSGEISGMKKENAERRTEELIALVGLEEGKNRKVGQYSGGMKQRLGIAQALIHKPKLIILDEPVSALDPFGRREVLDLLKTLKKETTILFSTHILNDAEQICEDVLFLHEGVLIEQGAIQEVKARHHKLRLTLHFNEDSHKYTPILKGKEWIHNMVSDGKRLSFEVADLDRDRARIFSLITEYEWGVTKFESSEVSLEEVFMEVIKK, encoded by the coding sequence ATGAATGTCTTGGAAGTATCGTCTTTAGAAAAGAGGTATAAGGAAAAGCTTGCAGTGAAGGATATTTCCTTTCAGTTGAAAGGTGGGGCTTGTACTGCTTTGCTCGGGCCGAATGGTGCCGGCAAAACGACAACGCTAAATATGCTGGCAGGATTAATTAAACCTACAGCAGGGAAGATCATGGCTCCTGATTCCCCTGATGATATCCGTGAAATGATCGGATATCTGCCGCAATATCCCGCCTTTTTTGAGTGGATGACCGGAAAGGAGTTCCTGATCTTCTCCGGTGAAATTTCAGGAATGAAGAAGGAGAATGCAGAGAGAAGGACAGAAGAACTGATCGCTTTAGTCGGTTTGGAAGAAGGGAAGAATCGGAAGGTGGGTCAGTACTCGGGCGGAATGAAACAAAGGCTTGGGATCGCTCAGGCTCTCATTCATAAACCTAAGCTCATCATCCTTGATGAGCCTGTATCCGCCCTAGATCCATTTGGAAGAAGGGAAGTTCTTGATTTATTAAAGACGTTAAAGAAGGAAACGACCATTCTGTTCTCGACCCACATCTTAAATGATGCAGAACAGATATGTGAAGATGTCCTTTTTCTTCATGAGGGCGTACTGATTGAGCAGGGGGCGATCCAGGAAGTGAAGGCAAGGCACCATAAATTAAGATTGACCTTGCATTTCAATGAGGATAGCCATAAATATACTCCAATCTTAAAGGGAAAAGAGTGGATTCATAATATGGTGTCAGACGGGAAGCGGCTTTCCTTTGAGGTGGCTGATCTGGACCGGGACAGAGCCAGGATTTTTTCACTGATCACTGAGTATGAATGGGGTGTGACCAAATTTGAAAGCAGTGAAGTAAGCCTGGAAGAGGTCTTCATGGAGGTGATAAAAAAATGA
- a CDS encoding PLDc N-terminal domain-containing protein, with amino-acid sequence MNELQQSLQTINWGLIAPVIVIQLILMVVAIFDVIRIKSTNGPKWLWILIIIFINILGPVIYFIFGRRRNG; translated from the coding sequence ATGAACGAATTACAACAATCGTTACAAACAATCAATTGGGGACTTATCGCTCCTGTTATCGTTATTCAGCTCATTCTTATGGTGGTGGCAATCTTTGATGTAATCCGAATAAAATCCACAAACGGCCCGAAATGGCTTTGGATATTAATCATCATTTTCATTAATATTCTCGGACCGGTCATCTACTTCATCTTCGGAAGGAGACGGAATGGATGA
- a CDS encoding patatin-like phospholipase family protein yields MMNETGLVLEGGGMRGIYTAGALEFFLEKGIEFPYVIGVSAGACNAASYLSKQNGRNKKVNVDFIRDPKYLSWRNYWKTGELFGMDYVFDEIPNKLVPFDYKAFHSNRTEFVVGTTDCHTGKPAYFSRKDYGEDLLTIIRASSSLPFVAPIVEFASRHLLDGGISDPVPIEKAERDGFKKNVVILTRNRGYYKKPSRFSFLVRRKYPQYPELHKTLMNRYMRYNQTIQEIEEKEKNGEVLIIQPQHPLKVSRIEKNPQKLDELYWQGYHDAESKWKQLVDWNQSGKLVHS; encoded by the coding sequence ATTATGAATGAAACCGGACTCGTCCTCGAAGGAGGCGGCATGAGAGGAATATACACGGCGGGGGCACTGGAATTTTTCTTGGAGAAGGGAATTGAATTCCCTTATGTCATCGGCGTATCGGCAGGTGCATGCAATGCCGCGTCTTATTTGTCCAAACAAAACGGCCGCAATAAAAAGGTGAATGTGGATTTCATCCGCGATCCCAAATATTTATCATGGCGGAACTACTGGAAAACGGGTGAATTATTCGGGATGGACTATGTCTTTGATGAAATACCGAATAAATTGGTCCCCTTCGATTATAAAGCCTTTCACTCCAACCGAACGGAATTTGTAGTCGGGACAACCGACTGTCATACAGGAAAGCCGGCCTATTTCTCAAGGAAGGATTATGGAGAGGACCTTCTCACGATCATCCGCGCATCAAGCTCTCTTCCATTTGTGGCTCCGATTGTTGAATTTGCTTCCCGCCACCTCCTTGACGGGGGCATAAGCGATCCGGTTCCCATTGAAAAAGCAGAGCGGGACGGATTCAAAAAAAATGTGGTCATCCTCACACGGAATAGGGGATATTATAAAAAGCCTTCAAGATTTTCGTTCCTTGTGAGAAGAAAATATCCTCAATATCCAGAGTTGCACAAGACGCTGATGAATCGCTACATGCGCTATAATCAAACGATTCAAGAGATAGAAGAAAAAGAAAAAAATGGAGAGGTATTGATCATCCAGCCCCAGCATCCACTCAAAGTAAGCCGGATTGAAAAAAATCCTCAAAAACTGGACGAATTGTACTGGCAGGGCTATCATGACGCAGAATCAAAATGGAAGCAGTTAGTCGATTGGAACCAATCAGGGAAGCTGGTACACTCATAG
- a CDS encoding IS3 family transposase (programmed frameshift) has protein sequence MAKFTQESKLKAAKRYLNELVSYRDLANQVGVDQSVLRYWVMLVRHHGDQAFTFPYTNYPSAFKLRVIQFITEKNCSIREASAIFHIPDPCMVRRWVKKWERAGEDAFGSLEMRPSTMTSNHKDKKIKDNSSNQTMEDMKKELEYLRMENAYLKKLKGLSSGRTITNEIKAKVVFELRNEFPVTKMIKVAKLPKSTYYHITKKLDQPDPDRKWKRRINFIYHKHLGRLGYRRITDVLQAKGHDINKKKVLRIMRELGLKCIVRMKKYKSYKGKVGKVAPNILNRNFRADKPNQKWVTDVTEFKLFGQKLYLSPILDLFNGEIITYTLQSRPTFDLVEKMLEKGLKHVNEGDELLIHSDQGWHYQMAQYRRTLKKHNITQSMSRKGNCYDNSVMENFFGIMKSEFLYLKEFDSIEHFKEELKEYMYYYNHLRIKSRLKRKSPVAYRVSTELAA, from the exons ATGGCCAAGTTTACTCAAGAATCTAAATTGAAAGCTGCTAAACGTTATCTTAATGAACTCGTTAGTTATCGAGATCTTGCCAATCAAGTGGGGGTTGATCAATCTGTTCTGCGCTATTGGGTGATGTTAGTTCGTCACCACGGGGACCAAGCCTTTACCTTTCCCTATACAAACTATCCTTCCGCCTTTAAACTGAGGGTAATTCAATTTATTACGGAGAAGAATTGCTCCATTCGAGAGGCATCAGCCATTTTTCATATCCCAGACCCCTGTATGGTTCGTAGGTGGGTCAAAAAGTGGGAAAGAGCTGGAGAAGATGCCTTCGGATCATTAGAAATGAGGCCTTCTACAATGACATCTAATCATAAAGATAAGAAGATCAAAGATAACTCTTCTAACCAAACGATGGAAGATATGAAAAAAGAACTGGAATACCTTCGTATGGAAAATGCGTATTTAAAAAAGCTAAAAG GCCTTAGTTCAGGAAGAACCATCACCAACGAAATCAAAGCGAAAGTAGTATTTGAACTAAGGAACGAATTCCCGGTGACTAAAATGATAAAAGTAGCTAAGCTGCCTAAAAGTACTTACTATCACATCACAAAAAAATTAGACCAACCAGATCCTGATCGCAAATGGAAAAGAAGGATCAATTTCATCTACCATAAACACTTAGGACGCCTTGGGTACCGTCGCATTACGGACGTTCTTCAAGCAAAAGGACACGATATAAATAAAAAGAAAGTCCTTCGAATCATGAGAGAATTGGGCCTTAAATGCATTGTGCGAATGAAAAAATATAAATCCTACAAAGGGAAAGTTGGAAAAGTAGCTCCCAACATCCTAAATCGTAATTTTAGAGCCGATAAACCTAATCAAAAATGGGTGACAGACGTAACGGAGTTCAAACTGTTCGGTCAAAAGCTCTATCTGTCCCCCATTCTAGACCTATTTAACGGAGAGATCATTACCTATACGCTCCAATCAAGGCCGACATTTGACTTGGTCGAGAAGATGTTAGAAAAAGGATTAAAACATGTAAATGAAGGCGATGAGCTCTTAATCCATTCAGATCAAGGGTGGCATTATCAAATGGCTCAGTACCGAAGGACACTGAAAAAACATAACATCACCCAAAGTATGTCTCGTAAAGGAAACTGTTACGACAACTCGGTCATGGAGAACTTTTTTGGGATAATGAAGTCTGAGTTCCTTTACTTAAAGGAATTTGATAGTATCGAGCACTTTAAAGAAGAACTGAAAGAATACATGTATTACTACAATCACCTGAGAATCAAATCAAGGTTAAAACGAAAAAGTCCGGTAGCTTATCGAGTAAGTACTGAATTAGCTGCTTAG
- the ribD gene encoding bifunctional diaminohydroxyphosphoribosylaminopyrimidine deaminase/5-amino-6-(5-phosphoribosylamino)uracil reductase RibD, translating to MDHTHYMKLAISMAETTLGQTSPNPVVGSVVVKNGEIVGMGAHLKAGEGHAEVNALKMAGDKAKGSDIYVTLEPCSHYGKTPPCSQALISSGVKKVHIATRDPNPLVAGRGIQQLRDAGIEVVVGELEEEARELNKHFFHFIQNGTPYVTLKTAVTLDGKTASASGDSKWITSEASRTDVHYDRHRHDAILVGVNTVIQDNPHLTTRLPQGGKNPIRIILDTYLRTPIHSHVVEDLESRTIIFTGSSVKEEQKKPYIDRGCEIVSLANERIGIRTVLKELGSRKIASLYVEGGSSVHSAFLEEKAFQEMVMYMAPKLVGGNAAFTSFGGKGFPTIAEGLEMEIAHLDRVGQDIKIIARPKREPL from the coding sequence TTGGATCATACCCATTATATGAAGCTTGCCATTTCAATGGCAGAGACAACCCTTGGCCAGACATCGCCTAACCCTGTGGTAGGATCTGTAGTGGTCAAAAATGGCGAAATTGTCGGGATGGGTGCTCATCTGAAAGCGGGAGAAGGACATGCAGAAGTCAATGCCCTCAAAATGGCAGGAGATAAAGCGAAAGGAAGCGACATTTACGTTACCCTTGAGCCTTGTTCCCACTATGGGAAAACACCTCCATGCTCTCAAGCATTGATTTCAAGCGGCGTAAAGAAGGTCCATATCGCCACCCGGGATCCCAATCCCCTGGTGGCCGGGCGTGGCATTCAACAATTAAGGGATGCAGGCATTGAAGTAGTGGTGGGTGAACTTGAAGAAGAAGCCCGGGAGCTGAATAAGCATTTTTTCCACTTCATTCAAAATGGTACCCCATATGTCACGCTAAAAACAGCGGTTACACTAGATGGAAAAACCGCATCAGCTTCGGGAGACAGTAAGTGGATTACATCCGAAGCCTCAAGAACCGATGTCCACTATGATCGTCACAGGCATGACGCGATATTAGTAGGAGTCAATACGGTCATTCAAGACAACCCACACCTTACCACCCGTCTGCCCCAAGGTGGAAAAAACCCCATTCGAATTATATTAGATACTTATTTGCGTACACCGATCCACTCTCATGTCGTAGAGGACCTAGAAAGTAGAACCATCATATTTACAGGCAGTTCGGTCAAAGAAGAACAGAAGAAGCCCTATATCGATCGGGGATGTGAAATCGTTTCCCTTGCCAATGAGAGAATCGGGATTCGAACCGTTCTGAAAGAACTTGGTTCCCGTAAGATTGCTTCCCTTTATGTAGAAGGTGGTTCTTCTGTACATTCTGCTTTCTTAGAGGAAAAGGCCTTTCAGGAAATGGTTATGTATATGGCACCAAAGCTTGTTGGTGGAAATGCTGCCTTCACGAGTTTTGGAGGAAAAGGATTTCCGACCATTGCAGAAGGATTGGAAATGGAGATTGCACACCTGGATCGTGTAGGACAGGATATCAAAATTATCGCACGGCCAAAACGGGAACCTTTATGA
- a CDS encoding DedA family protein: MNHEWILHILTFLTDLGYAGISLALMIEVIPSELVLSYAGFMVTAGKLTFIGAFISGVVGGTVAQLFLYWLGYYGGRPFFEKYGKYLFIHSKHILAAEKWFEKHGTIVIFTARFIPIVRHAISIPAGISRMPFSTFTLYTFAAMLPWTLLFMIIGMELGTHWEHIEVIGTRYIKPLSLIAVISTLFYLIYSYRRNKRMD; the protein is encoded by the coding sequence ATGAACCATGAATGGATTTTACACATCCTTACATTCTTAACCGATTTGGGATATGCGGGAATCTCACTTGCACTCATGATAGAAGTCATCCCCAGCGAGCTTGTCCTGAGCTATGCAGGCTTCATGGTAACCGCCGGCAAACTCACGTTTATCGGGGCCTTCATCAGCGGGGTCGTCGGTGGGACCGTGGCTCAGTTATTTCTTTATTGGCTGGGGTACTATGGAGGCCGACCGTTTTTTGAAAAATACGGAAAATATCTGTTTATTCATTCAAAGCATATTCTTGCTGCAGAGAAGTGGTTTGAGAAGCACGGGACGATCGTCATTTTCACTGCACGCTTCATACCGATCGTCCGGCATGCCATCAGTATACCCGCCGGCATTAGCCGCATGCCCTTCTCTACATTCACTTTGTACACTTTTGCAGCCATGCTGCCCTGGACATTGTTGTTCATGATCATCGGGATGGAACTCGGTACACACTGGGAGCATATTGAAGTCATCGGGACGCGCTATATTAAACCCCTCAGTTTAATAGCTGTCATTTCAACCCTTTTTTATCTAATTTATTCATATAGAAGAAATAAAAGGATGGATTAA
- a CDS encoding undecaprenyl-diphosphate phosphatase, translated as MNKIEAFILGVIQGLTEFLPISSTGHLYLGRLAFGLEEAGLFLDTMLHIGTLIAVLVVYQKELLYMLKHPFSKLSWILIIGTIPAVIIGFMFEDYFDAISKTGSTIGWEFLVTGCIMYVADGVKNGYKKLDDLSYTDALVIGSFQAAAIFPALSRSGLTIAAGLFRKLDRETAAYFSFLLSTPAILGGIVLQGKAMIGGQVESIPFSSLAIGTVSAAVFGYFAIMTMVNFLKKHSLKIFSYYVWALGLLILILQYSGFM; from the coding sequence GTGAACAAAATCGAGGCCTTTATCCTCGGCGTTATACAAGGGTTAACAGAGTTTCTTCCCATCTCAAGCACCGGGCATCTTTATCTCGGGAGGCTTGCTTTCGGACTGGAAGAAGCCGGGCTATTCCTGGATACGATGCTTCATATCGGTACCTTGATTGCCGTCCTGGTCGTTTATCAGAAGGAACTTTTATACATGTTGAAGCACCCATTCAGTAAATTATCCTGGATTCTCATCATCGGGACCATCCCTGCAGTAATTATCGGATTTATGTTCGAAGACTATTTTGACGCCATATCAAAGACAGGGTCTACCATCGGTTGGGAGTTTCTTGTGACAGGGTGCATTATGTATGTCGCTGACGGAGTGAAGAACGGCTACAAAAAGCTGGATGACCTTTCTTATACAGATGCTTTGGTGATTGGCAGCTTCCAAGCGGCAGCCATATTCCCCGCCCTTTCAAGGTCCGGTTTGACGATAGCAGCAGGATTATTCAGGAAATTGGACAGAGAGACTGCAGCCTATTTCTCCTTTCTCCTTTCTACCCCCGCCATTCTGGGAGGTATCGTGCTACAGGGAAAAGCAATGATCGGTGGCCAAGTAGAATCGATCCCCTTTTCAAGTTTAGCCATCGGAACAGTCAGCGCTGCAGTCTTCGGCTATTTCGCCATAATGACCATGGTGAATTTCTTGAAGAAGCATTCTTTGAAAATATTCTCCTATTATGTTTGGGCATTAGGTCTCTTGATTCTCATTCTTCAATACTCAGGATTCATGTAG